Proteins from one Ahaetulla prasina isolate Xishuangbanna chromosome 2, ASM2864084v1, whole genome shotgun sequence genomic window:
- the LOC131193475 gene encoding zinc finger protein 268-like, which produces MRRHKSTCTGKKLFGCLVCGKSFTWNSNLVIHQRTHTGEKPYECPDCGKSFKQNSHLVQHQRTHTGEKPYKCLDCGKTFSQNSHLVKHHKIHTGEKPYECLDCRKSFSQSSHLVKHQKTHTGEKPYECPDCGKCFSQNDNLDKHQRTHTGEKPYRCCDCGKCFSWNSSLAIHQRTHTGEKPYKCLDCGKSFSQNSHLVKHQKAHTGEKPYECPDCEKSFQQNSHLVEHRRTHTGEKPYKCCDCEKSFSLNSNLLRHQKTHTVEKPYECLDCGKSFSRSSHLVKHQKTHTGEKPYECPDCGKSFSQNDSLVKHQRTHTGEKPYKCCDCEKSFSLNSNLLRHQKTHTGEKPYECLDCGKSFSQSSHLVKHQKTHTGEKPYECLDCGKSFQQNSHLVDHQRTHTGEKPYECLYCGKSFSRSSSLVIHERIHKREKLYECPDYGKSFSQGSNLVKHQKTHTGEKPYECPDCGKSFLQNYNLLEHQRTHTGEKPYKCCDCGKCFFRNSSRLIDQKIHKRQKPCECPDCEKSLNSNLLRHRKTHTVEKSYECLDCGKSFYQNSHLVDHQRTHTGEKPYECLYCGKSFSRSSSLVIHERIHKRETV; this is translated from the coding sequence ATGAGGAGACACAAGAGCACTTGCACTGGGAAGAAACTCTTTGGATGTCTGGTTTGTGGAAAAAGTTTCACTtggaattccaacctggtgattcaccagaggactcacacgggagagaaaccatatgagtgtccggattgtgggaaaagttttaagcagaattcccacctggtgcaacatcagaggactcacacaggagagaaaccatataagtgcTTGGATTGCGGGAAaactttcagtcagaattcccacctggtgaaacaccaCAAAATTCACaccggagagaaaccatatgaatgttTGGATTgtaggaaaagtttcagtcaaagTTCCCATCTAGTGAAACACCAaaaaactcacacaggagagaaaccatatgagtgtccggattgtgggaaatgtttcagtcagaatGACAACCTGGATAAACAtcagaggactcatacaggagagaaaccatataggtgttgtgattgtgggaaatgtttctctTGGAATTCTAGTCTGgcaatacaccagaggactcacacaggagagaaaccatataagtgcttggattgtgggaaaagtttcagtcagaattcccacctggtgaaacaccagaaagctcacacgggagagaaaccatatgagtgtccggattgtgagaaaagtttccagcagaattcccacctggtggaacatcggaggactcacacaggagagaaaccatataagtgcTGTGATTGTGAGAAAAGTTTCAGTCTGAATTCCAACCTTTTGAGACATCAGAAGACTCACACAGTAGAAAAACCGTATGAGTGtttggattgtgggaaaagtttcagtcggagttcccacctggtgaaacaccagaaaactcacacaggagagaaaccatatgagtgtccagattgtgggaaaagtttcagtcagaatgacagcctggtgaaacaccaaaggactcacacaggagagaaaccatataagtgttGTGATTGTGAAAAAAGTTTCAGTCTGAATTCCAACCTTTTGAGACATCagaagactcacacaggagaaaaaccatatgagtgtttggattgtgggaaaagtttcagtcagagttcccacctggtgaaacaccagaaaactcacacgggagagaaaccatatgagtgtctggattgtgggaaaagtttccagcAGAATTCCCATCTGGTGgatcatcagaggactcacacaggagagaaaccatatgagtgtctgtattgtgggaaaagtttctctCGGAGTTCTAGCCTGGTGATACATGAGAGGATTCACAAACGAGAGAAACTGTATGAATGTCCAGAttatgggaaaagtttcagtcagggttccaacctggtgaaacaccagaaaactcacacaggagagaaaccatatgagtgtccagattgtgggaaaagtttcctgCAGAATTACAACCTGTTggaacatcagaggactcacacaggagagaaaccatataagtgttgtgattgtgggaaatgtttctttCGGAATTCTAGCCGGCTAATAGACCAGAAGATTCACAAAAGACAGAAACCGTGTGAATGTCCAGATTGTGAGAAAAGTTTGAATTCCAACCTTTTGAGACATCGGAAGACTCACACAGTAGAAAAATCATATGAGTGcttagattgtgggaaaagtttctaccagaattcccacctggtggatcatcagaggactcacacaggagagaaaccatatgagtgtctgtattgtgggaaaagtttctctCGGAGTTCTAGTCTGGTGATACATGAGAGGATTCACAAACGAGAGACCGTAtga
- the LOC131193525 gene encoding zinc finger protein 850-like, producing MGTHKRTRPGEKLFGCPDCGKSFTCNSSLIIHKRSHMGEKPYECCDCGKSFTWNSQLVIHQRTHTGEKPYECPDCGKSFQKNSHLVDHQRTHTGEKPYKCCDCGKCFSLSSILFKHRKTHTVEKPYECSDCGKSFSQNFYLVKHQKTHTREKTYECLDCGKTFNQNDNLVRHQRTHTGEKPYKCRDCGKCFSQNFNLVIHQRIHTGEKPYKCCDCGKCFTWHYSLVIHQRTHTGEKPYKCLNCGKTFSQNSHLLNHHKTHTGEKPYECPDCGKTFRQNSHLVKHQRTHTGEKTYECPNCGKSFQQNYNLLEHQRTHTGEKPYKCPDCGKCFSRNSSLLKHQMIHKRQKPYECPDFGKSFSRNINLVSHQRIHTGEKPYECPDCGKRFSQNSHLVKHQRTHTGEKPYECLECGKSFSQNSHLVIHWRTHTGEKPYECPDCGKDFSTRSSLINHVRTHTGEKPYECPDCGKSFSQNSHLVIHQRIHSGKKPYKCCDCGKGFSQNSSLVEHQRTHTGEKPYKCPDCEKSFSQNSNLVIHQRTHTGVKPYECPECGKSFSQNSNLVIHQRTHTGEKPYDCLDCGKSFSQNSHLVRHRLSHTVEKPYKCLDCGKGFQDNFNLMSHQRTHMGEKSYECPDCGKSFSRNSNLVRHRMTHTVEKPYKCLDCGKSFQDNSNLVIHQRTHTGEKPYECPDCRKCFSWKSYLVRHRMTHTGDKPYECLDCGKSFQDNSNLVIHQRTHTGEKPYECPDCRKCFSQNSHLVEHRRTHTGEKPYECLECGKSFNQNSHLVIHWRTHTGEKPYECPDCGKDFSSRSSLINHVRLHIRE from the exons ATGGGGACACACAAGAGGACTCGCCCTGGGGAGAAACTCTTTGGatgtccggattgtgggaaaagtttcacttGCAATTCTAGCCTGATCATCCACAAAAGATCTCACatgggagagaaaccatatgagtgctgtgattgtggaaaaagtttcacTTGGAATTCCCAACTGGTGattcaccagaggactcacacaggagagaaaccatatgagtgtccggattgtgggaaaagtttccagaagaattcccacctggtggatcatcagaggactcacacaggagagaaaccatataagtgctgtgattgtgggaaatgtttcagtctgAGTTCCATCCTCTTCAAACATCGGAAGACTCACACAGtagaaaaaccatatgagtgttctgattgtgggaaaagtttcagtcagaatttctACCTAGTGAAACACCAGAAAACTCACACAAGAGAGAAAACGTATGAGTGTCTAGATTGTGGGAAAACCTTCAATCAGAATGATAACctcgtgagacaccagaggactcacacaggagagaaaccatataaatgtcgtgattgtgggaaatgtttctctCAGAATTTTAACCTGgtaatacaccagaggattcacacaggagagaaaccatataaatgttgtgattgtgggaaatgtttcacttGGCATTACAGCctagtgatacaccagaggactcacacaggagagaaaccatataagtgcTTGAACTGTGGGAAaactttcagtcagaattcccatctGCTGAACCACCACAAaactcacacgggagagaaaccatatgagtgtccggattgtgggaaaactttccgtcagaattcccacctggtgaaacatcagaggactcacacaggagaaaaaacgTATGAATGTCcaaattgtgggaaaagtttccagcAGAATTACAACCTGTTggaacatcagaggactcacacaggagagaaaccatataaatgtccagattgtgggaaatgtttctctCGGAATTCTAGCCTGCTGAAACACCAGATGATTCACAAACGACagaaaccatatgaatgtccagattttgggaaaagttttagtcggAATATCAACCTGGTTagtcaccagaggattcacacaggagaaaaaccatatgagtgtccagattgtgggaaacgtttcagtcagaattcccacctggtgaaacatcagaggactcacacaggagaaaagccaTATGAGTGTCTtgaatgtgggaaaagtttcagtcagaattcccattTGGTGATACATTggaggactcatacaggagagaaaccgtatgaatgtccggattgtgggaaagatttcagtACGAGGTCTAGTCTTATAAATCATGTAAG gactcacacaggagagaaaccatatgagtgtccagattgtgggaaaagtttcagtcagaattcccacctggtgattcACCAGAGGATTCATTCAGGAAAGAAACCATATAAGTGctgtgattgtgggaaaggtttctctCAGAATTCGAGCCTGGtggaacaccagaggactcacacaggagagaaaccatacaagtgtccagattgtgagaaaagtttcagtcagaattccaacttGGTAattcaccagaggactcacacaggagtgaaaccatatgagtgtccagaatgtgggaaaagtttcagtcagaattctaaCCTGGTGAttcaccagaggactcatacaggagagaaaccatatgactgtctagattgtgggaaaagtttcagtcagaattcccacctggtgagacATCGGTTGAGTCACACAgtagaaaaaccatataaatgtttGGATTGTGGAAAAGGTTTCCAGGATAATTTCAACCTGATGAGTCACCAGAGGACTCATATGGGAGAGAAatcatatgagtgtccagattgtgggaaaagtttcagtcggaattccAATCTGGTGAGACATCGGATGACTCACACAGTAGAAAAACCATATAAGTGtttggattgtgggaaaagtttccaggATAATTCCAATCTGGTGAttcaccagaggactcatacaggagagaaaccatatgagtgtccagattgtagGAAATGTTTCAGTTGGAAATCCTACCTGGTGAGACATCGGATGACTCACACCGGAGATAAACCATATGAGTGtttggattgtgggaaaagtttccaggataattccaacctggtgattcaccagaggactcatacgggagagaaaccgtatgagtgtccagattgtaggaaatgtttcagtcagaattcccacctagtGGAACAtcggaggactcacacaggagaaaaaccatacgaGTGTCTtgaatgtgggaaaagtttcaatcaGAATTCCCATTTGGTGATACATTggaggactcatacaggagagaaaccgtatgaatgtccggattgtgggaaagatttcagtAGTAGGTCTAGCCTTATAAATCATGTAAGGTTACATATAAGGGAGTAA